The DNA sequence TGAGCAGCTCGATCATCCCCTCGGACAGCACGGTCACGCTGCGCGCGCCGGGGAGACAGTAGGCGGCGGGGGCCGGATGGTCGATGATGCGGGTGGCCGGCTCGTCGGGCAGCGGCGAGCTCAGCAGCCGCAGCAGCTCCATGTGCCGGTGGCGCTGCCGGCGGCTGCGCACCGAGGTGAGCGCGAGGTTCAGCAGCAGGTGAGCGGTCAGCAGCACGGCGGCGCTGAGGAAGAACGTGTGCAGCAACGAGACGCCGGCGGGCAGTGGTCCGCTGAAGAGCGTGGCCGCGGCGCCCGAGATCCGGCTGACGAGGTCGTTCCCGAATGGCTGGAGTCCGGCGAGCAGCAGCGAGCCGATCATCGAGATGCCACCGGCGAGCGCGATCGACTGCCAGAGGGCGAGCGCGAGGCCGGGCGCGGCCGGCGGCCATTTCGCGCGCGCCAGCAGCAGCGGCACCGGCCAGGCGAGG is a window from the Leifsonia shinshuensis genome containing:
- a CDS encoding M56 family metallopeptidase — protein: MPVDSTAILLGVLAVALAWPVPLLLARAKWPPAAPGLALALWQSIALAGGISMIGSLLLAGLQPFGNDLVSRISGAAATLFSGPLPAGVSLLHTFFLSAAVLLTAHLLLNLALTSVRSRRQRHRHMELLRLLSSPLPDEPATRIIDHPAPAAYCLPGARSVTVLSEGMIELLTPAQLDAVIAHERAHLRQKHHLLLDAFRSWKRALPWFPIATRAQDAVALLVEMLADDTARRTAGDAVLADAIRIVDSTGSAGAALGAPKDPRTPEQRRSALVAREDRLTSGHRTVGPGLRLLVVVAAALLVVVPPVLVLTS